In the Rhizobium sp. CB3090 genome, one interval contains:
- a CDS encoding aldehyde dehydrogenase family protein — translation MTIHQNLIAGEWTGTTGAENINPSDTNEVVGLYASASVQDVADAIAAAKAAFPAWSRSGILERHTILKKAGDEILARKEELGALLAREEGKTLPEAIGETIRAAQIFEFFAGEALRLSGEVVPSVRPNIGVEITREPLGVIGVITPWNFPIAIPAWKIAPALCYGNTVVFKPADLVPGCSWAIADILHRAGLPKGVLNLVMGKGSVVGQAMLDSPVLSGITFTGSVGTGKRVALSSVEHGRKYQLEMGGKNPMVVLDDADLTVAVEAAANSAFFSTGQRCTASSRLIVTEGIHDRFVAALTEKLKTLNVDNAVKAGTHIGPVVDAKQLKTDTDYIEIGKQEGAKLAFGGELISRETPGFYLQPTLFTEATNQMRISREEIFGPVASVIRVKDYEEALATANDTPFGLSSGIATTSLKHATHFKRNSEAGMVMVNLPTAGVDFHVPFGGRKGSSFGPREQGKYAAEFFTTVKTAYTLA, via the coding sequence ATGACCATTCATCAGAATCTGATCGCCGGCGAATGGACCGGCACGACCGGCGCCGAGAATATCAATCCGTCTGATACCAACGAAGTCGTCGGCCTCTATGCCAGCGCCAGCGTGCAGGATGTAGCCGACGCCATTGCTGCGGCCAAGGCCGCTTTCCCAGCCTGGTCGCGCTCCGGCATTCTGGAGCGCCATACCATCCTGAAGAAGGCAGGCGACGAGATCTTGGCCCGCAAGGAAGAACTCGGCGCGCTGCTTGCCCGCGAAGAGGGCAAGACGCTTCCGGAAGCAATCGGCGAAACGATCCGCGCCGCGCAGATCTTCGAATTCTTCGCCGGCGAGGCCCTGCGCCTGTCGGGGGAGGTGGTTCCTTCCGTGCGCCCGAACATCGGTGTCGAGATCACTCGGGAGCCGCTTGGCGTCATCGGTGTCATCACCCCCTGGAACTTCCCGATTGCCATTCCGGCCTGGAAGATCGCGCCGGCGCTCTGCTACGGCAACACCGTCGTCTTCAAGCCGGCCGATCTCGTGCCCGGCTGTTCCTGGGCGATCGCCGATATTCTCCACCGCGCCGGCCTGCCGAAGGGTGTCTTGAACCTCGTCATGGGCAAGGGCTCGGTCGTCGGCCAGGCAATGCTCGACAGCCCGGTTCTTTCCGGCATCACCTTCACCGGTTCGGTTGGCACCGGCAAGCGCGTGGCACTCTCCTCAGTCGAGCATGGCCGCAAGTATCAGCTTGAAATGGGCGGCAAAAACCCGATGGTCGTGCTTGACGATGCCGACCTGACCGTTGCCGTCGAGGCGGCTGCCAATTCCGCCTTCTTCTCGACCGGCCAGCGCTGTACGGCCTCGTCGCGCCTCATTGTCACCGAAGGCATTCACGACAGGTTCGTGGCGGCACTGACGGAAAAGCTGAAGACGCTGAACGTCGACAACGCCGTCAAGGCCGGCACCCATATAGGTCCGGTCGTCGATGCCAAGCAGTTGAAGACCGACACGGACTATATCGAGATCGGCAAGCAGGAAGGCGCCAAGCTTGCCTTCGGCGGCGAACTTATCAGCCGCGAAACGCCCGGTTTCTATCTGCAGCCGACGCTGTTTACCGAAGCGACGAACCAGATGCGCATCAGCCGCGAGGAGATCTTCGGGCCGGTCGCTTCAGTCATCCGGGTGAAGGATTACGAAGAGGCGCTGGCAACGGCCAACGACACGCCGTTCGGCCTGTCCTCCGGCATTGCCACGACGAGCCTGAAGCATGCGACGCATTTCAAGCGCAATTCCGAAGCCGGCATGGTGATGGTCAACCTGCCGACCGCCGGTGTCGATTTCCACGTGCCGTTCGGCGGCCGCAAGGGTTCGTCCTTCGGCCCGCGCGAGCAGGGCAAATATGCCGCCGAGTTCTTCACCACCGTCAAGACCGCATACACGCTGGCCTGA
- the araD1 gene encoding AraD1 family protein translates to MLISQIKGSNGGIVVAVRNGPGTPAKAVVNAGSVYALAMEAADNDKSLVSVIEAHGLGEEIDLEKAYAEGRFLPPITHPDAAHLHLTGTGLTHLGSAATRDSMHKKTSEAAEETLTDSMKMFKMGIEGGKPKDGEKGVQPEWFYKGNGYGAAAPGAALISPSFALDGGEEPEMAGIYIIAKDGSPFRIGFALSNEFSDHVTERINYLYLAHSKLRPASFGPEIRIGAAPEDIRGTSRIKRGDKVIFEKPFLSGEANMSHTFANLEYHHFKYGLFRIPGDIHVHMFGTATLSFAEGIKPEAGDVFEIEVADFGLPLRNRLAIAAEEKVAVRQL, encoded by the coding sequence ATGCTCATTTCCCAGATCAAGGGTTCGAACGGCGGAATTGTCGTCGCCGTGCGCAATGGGCCGGGCACCCCTGCTAAGGCTGTTGTGAATGCCGGCAGCGTCTACGCCTTGGCCATGGAAGCCGCCGATAACGACAAATCTCTCGTCTCTGTCATTGAGGCGCATGGGCTTGGCGAAGAGATCGATCTGGAAAAAGCGTATGCCGAAGGTCGTTTCCTGCCGCCGATCACCCATCCCGATGCCGCACACCTGCATCTGACCGGCACCGGCCTGACCCATCTCGGCTCGGCTGCGACCCGCGATTCCATGCACAAGAAGACGAGCGAAGCTGCTGAAGAGACGCTGACCGACTCGATGAAGATGTTCAAGATGGGCATCGAAGGCGGCAAGCCGAAGGACGGCGAAAAGGGCGTTCAGCCCGAATGGTTCTACAAGGGCAACGGCTATGGTGCGGCAGCACCCGGCGCGGCGCTTATCTCTCCGTCTTTCGCGCTCGATGGCGGCGAGGAGCCGGAGATGGCGGGCATTTATATCATCGCCAAGGACGGCTCACCGTTCCGGATCGGCTTTGCGCTCTCGAACGAATTTTCCGATCACGTCACTGAGCGGATCAACTATCTCTATCTCGCCCATTCCAAGCTGCGTCCGGCAAGCTTCGGCCCGGAAATCCGTATCGGCGCCGCGCCGGAAGATATCCGGGGCACTTCGCGCATCAAGCGCGGCGACAAGGTGATCTTCGAAAAGCCCTTCCTCTCGGGCGAGGCGAACATGTCGCATACTTTCGCCAATCTCGAATACCATCATTTCAAGTACGGCCTGTTCCGCATCCCCGGCGACATCCATGTCCATATGTTCGGCACAGCGACGCTCTCCTTCGCGGAAGGCATCAAGCCGGAAGCCGGCGATGTCTTCGAAATCGAAGTGGCCGACTTCGGCCTGCCGCTGCGCAATCGGCTTGCCATTGCCGCCGAAGAGAAAGTGGCCGTTCGCCAGCTCTAA
- the mmsB gene encoding multiple monosaccharide ABC transporter permease, producing the protein MTTASPATEDTSHVISIGEYIRNNIREYGMLIALIAIMLFFQISTGGVLFRPLNLTNLVLQNSFIVIVALGMLLVIVAGHIDLSVGSIVGFIGAVAAILIAEWHMNYVLATVICLALGGAVGAAQGYFIAYHRIPSFIVTLAGMLIFRGLTLSVMTAAGSGTSIGPFPPDYQLISTGFIPDFIDMGTIHSTSLLLSAIIPVVLFVLAWRRRQVNESHGIDVEPFSFFMAQNLLVSVAILFLGYLLSTYKGLPNVLVLMLVLIAGYAFITRRTTIGRRIYAMGGNEKATKLSGINTQRLSFYTFVNIGVLAGLAGIIVATRLNSATAKGGTGLELDVIAACFIGGASASGGVGKITGAVIGAFIMGVMNNGMSLHGLGTDYQQMVKGAVLLAAVFLDVYNKNRG; encoded by the coding sequence ATGACCACGGCCAGCCCAGCCACCGAAGATACCAGCCACGTAATTTCCATTGGCGAATACATCCGCAACAACATCCGGGAATACGGCATGCTGATCGCACTGATCGCGATCATGTTGTTTTTCCAGATTTCGACCGGCGGCGTTCTCTTCAGGCCCCTGAACCTCACAAACCTGGTTCTGCAGAATTCGTTCATCGTCATCGTTGCGCTCGGCATGCTGCTGGTGATCGTCGCGGGACACATCGACCTGTCGGTCGGCTCGATCGTCGGCTTCATCGGCGCGGTCGCGGCTATTCTCATTGCCGAGTGGCACATGAACTACGTTTTGGCGACGGTGATCTGCCTCGCGCTCGGCGGCGCGGTCGGCGCCGCCCAGGGCTATTTCATTGCCTATCACCGCATTCCGTCCTTCATCGTGACGCTTGCGGGCATGCTGATCTTCCGCGGTTTGACCCTGTCGGTCATGACGGCTGCGGGCAGCGGTACCAGCATCGGTCCGTTCCCGCCGGATTACCAGTTGATCAGCACCGGTTTCATTCCCGATTTCATCGACATGGGGACGATCCATTCCACCTCGCTGCTGCTGTCCGCCATCATCCCGGTCGTTCTCTTCGTTCTTGCCTGGCGTCGCCGTCAGGTCAATGAAAGCCACGGCATCGATGTCGAGCCCTTCAGCTTCTTTATGGCGCAAAATCTGCTCGTCAGCGTCGCGATCCTGTTTCTTGGCTATCTGCTGTCCACCTATAAGGGCCTGCCGAATGTTCTGGTCCTGATGCTGGTGCTGATTGCGGGCTATGCCTTCATCACGCGCCGCACGACCATCGGTCGCCGCATCTATGCCATGGGCGGCAATGAAAAGGCGACCAAGTTGTCGGGTATCAATACCCAGCGCCTGAGCTTCTACACCTTCGTCAACATCGGCGTGCTTGCCGGTCTGGCCGGCATCATCGTTGCAACGCGCCTGAACTCGGCCACCGCCAAGGGTGGCACGGGTCTGGAACTCGACGTGATCGCGGCCTGCTTCATCGGCGGTGCCTCTGCCTCCGGCGGTGTCGGCAAGATCACCGGTGCCGTCATCGGCGCCTTCATCATGGGTGTCATGAACAACGGCATGTCGCTGCACGGCCTGGGCACGGACTACCAGCAGATGGTCAAGGGTGCGGTGCTGCTCGCCGCCGTCTTCCTTGACGTCTACAACAAGAACCGGGGCTGA
- the mmsA gene encoding multiple monosaccharide ABC transporter ATP-binding protein produces the protein MDNTILEMRSITKSFPGVNALENVNLKVRQGEIHALVGENGAGKSTLMKVLSGVYPAGSYDGDIFYDGAVRQFKTIKDSEEVGIIIIHQELALVPLLSIAENIFLGNEVGANGVINWQQTFNRTKQLLAKVGLRESPNTLVTDIGVGKQQLVEIAKALSKSVKLLILDEPTASLNESDSDALLNLLMEFRNQGITSIIITHKLNEVRKVADEITVLRDGMTVKTLNCHEEAISEDIIIRNMVGRELADRYPPRSVPIGETIFEVKNWNAFHQQHRDRQVLHNININVRKGEVVGIAGLMGAGRTEFAMSVFGKSYGHKVSGEVLVEGKPVDVSTVRRAIDAGLAYVTEDRKQLGLVLNESILHNTTLANLFGISKATVIDDVRELQVATNYRSKLRIRSSGVFQEAVNLSGGNQQKVVLSKWLFSDPEVLILDEPTRGIDVGAKYEIYSIINQLAADGKGVLMISSEMPELLGTCDRIYVMNEGRIVAELPKGEASQESIMRAIMRSGEK, from the coding sequence ATGGACAATACCATCCTCGAAATGCGGAGCATCACCAAATCGTTCCCCGGTGTGAACGCTTTGGAAAATGTCAATCTGAAGGTCCGTCAGGGCGAAATCCACGCTTTGGTGGGCGAAAACGGGGCCGGCAAGTCCACCCTGATGAAGGTGCTCTCGGGTGTTTATCCGGCCGGCAGTTATGACGGCGACATCTTCTATGACGGCGCGGTTCGCCAGTTCAAGACCATCAAGGACTCGGAAGAAGTCGGCATCATCATCATCCACCAGGAGCTGGCGCTCGTGCCGCTTTTGTCGATTGCCGAGAACATCTTCCTGGGCAACGAGGTCGGCGCCAATGGCGTGATCAACTGGCAGCAGACGTTCAATCGCACCAAGCAACTCCTCGCCAAGGTCGGCCTCAGGGAATCTCCGAACACGCTCGTGACCGACATCGGTGTCGGCAAGCAGCAGCTCGTCGAGATCGCCAAGGCCCTTTCGAAGAGCGTGAAGCTACTCATTCTCGACGAGCCGACCGCATCGCTCAACGAAAGCGATTCGGATGCGCTCCTCAATCTCCTCATGGAGTTCCGCAATCAGGGCATCACCTCGATCATCATCACCCACAAGCTCAACGAAGTGCGAAAGGTGGCCGACGAAATCACGGTGCTGCGCGACGGCATGACGGTGAAAACGCTGAACTGTCATGAAGAGGCGATCAGCGAAGACATCATCATTCGCAATATGGTCGGCCGCGAGCTCGCGGATCGCTATCCGCCGCGTTCGGTGCCGATCGGCGAGACGATCTTCGAGGTCAAGAACTGGAACGCCTTCCACCAGCAGCATCGCGACCGCCAAGTGCTGCACAACATCAATATCAACGTCCGCAAGGGCGAAGTGGTCGGCATTGCCGGCCTGATGGGTGCCGGCCGTACCGAATTCGCCATGAGCGTCTTCGGCAAATCCTATGGCCACAAAGTCAGCGGCGAGGTGTTGGTCGAAGGCAAGCCGGTGGATGTCAGCACGGTGCGCAGGGCAATCGACGCGGGTCTTGCCTATGTCACCGAGGACCGCAAGCAGCTCGGCCTGGTCCTCAACGAAAGCATCCTGCACAATACGACCCTCGCCAACCTGTTCGGTATCTCCAAGGCGACCGTAATCGACGATGTCCGCGAGTTGCAGGTCGCGACCAACTACCGTTCCAAGCTGCGTATCCGCAGCTCCGGTGTTTTTCAGGAAGCAGTCAATCTTTCCGGCGGCAACCAGCAGAAGGTGGTGCTGTCGAAGTGGCTGTTCTCCGATCCCGAGGTGCTCATCCTCGACGAGCCGACGCGAGGCATCGACGTCGGCGCCAAATACGAAATCTATTCCATCATCAACCAGCTTGCCGCCGACGGGAAGGGCGTTCTGATGATTTCATCGGAAATGCCTGAGCTTCTCGGCACCTGCGACCGCATCTACGTCATGAACGAAGGACGGATCGTCGCCGAACTGCCGAAGGGAGAGGCGAGCCAGGAAAGCATCATGCGCGCTATCATGCGCTCAGGGGAGAAGTAA
- the chvE gene encoding multiple monosaccharide ABC transporter substrate-binding protein: protein MKSIISLMAAAAFSVATLVAPAFAADKGTVGIAMPTKASARWIDDGNNIVKQLQAAGYGTDLQYGDDDIPNQLSQIENMVTKGVKVLVIAAIDGTTLSDVLQKAHDAGIKVIAYDRLIRDSGNVDYYATFDNFKVGVLQANSIVDGLGLKDGKGPFNIELFGGSPDDNNAFFFYDGAMSVLKPYIDSGKLVVKSGQMGMDKVGTLRWDPATAQARMDNLLSANYTDAHVNAVLSPYDGLSIGIISSLKGVGYGTADLPLPIVTGQDSEIPSVKSIIAGQQHSTIFKDTRDLAKVTVNMVNALMEGKTPEVNDTKTYDNGVKVVPSYLLTPVAVDKTNYEKVLVESGYYKADQLK, encoded by the coding sequence ATGAAATCCATTATCTCATTGATGGCGGCCGCTGCCTTCAGCGTCGCTACTCTGGTGGCGCCTGCCTTCGCGGCAGACAAGGGCACCGTCGGTATTGCCATGCCGACCAAGGCTTCGGCTCGCTGGATCGACGACGGCAACAACATCGTCAAGCAGCTTCAGGCCGCCGGTTACGGCACCGACCTGCAGTACGGCGATGACGACATTCCGAACCAGCTCTCGCAGATCGAGAACATGGTCACCAAGGGCGTCAAGGTTCTCGTAATCGCCGCTATCGACGGCACGACCCTGTCCGACGTTCTGCAGAAGGCCCATGACGCCGGCATCAAGGTCATCGCTTATGACCGCCTGATCCGTGACAGCGGTAACGTCGACTACTACGCTACCTTCGACAACTTCAAGGTCGGCGTTCTCCAGGCTAACTCGATCGTCGACGGCCTCGGCCTCAAGGACGGCAAGGGCCCGTTCAACATCGAGCTCTTCGGCGGTTCGCCGGACGACAACAACGCCTTCTTCTTCTATGACGGCGCAATGTCCGTCCTGAAGCCGTACATCGACAGCGGCAAGCTGGTCGTCAAGTCCGGTCAGATGGGCATGGACAAGGTCGGTACCCTGCGTTGGGACCCGGCAACGGCTCAGGCTCGTATGGACAACCTGCTCTCGGCTAACTACACCGACGCACACGTCAACGCTGTTCTGTCTCCGTATGACGGTCTCTCCATCGGCATCATCTCCTCGCTCAAGGGCGTAGGCTATGGCACCGCCGACCTGCCGCTGCCGATCGTTACCGGTCAGGACTCCGAAATTCCGTCGGTCAAGTCCATCATTGCCGGCCAGCAGCACTCCACGATCTTCAAGGATACCCGTGATCTCGCAAAGGTCACCGTCAACATGGTCAACGCTCTGATGGAAGGCAAGACGCCTGAAGTCAACGACACGAAGACCTACGACAATGGTGTCAAGGTCGTTCCGTCCTACCTGCTGACCCCGGTCGCAGTCGACAAGACCAACTACGAGAAGGTTCTCGTCGAAAGCGGCTATTACAAGGCTGATCAGCTGAAGTAA
- a CDS encoding LysR family transcriptional regulator: MEKIYSDYPSESIEIHSDSFRDDTLLKAGLKLNHLRMIVTIEDHGQISAAAESMNISQPAASRMLSEMESIVKSPLYERVARGVVLTPFGLALAKRARKILLELREVSREIGELRTGKGGSVFLGAVTAPAISLVVPAIQRVTRAYPGIEINIEVETSNVLARELLAARHDFIISRIPDELDPRLFNAHEIGVEKACLVVRNGHPLLEKGVASLQDLPGYDWVFQPPGTLLRRKVEDIFIRAGVPLPENIINTSSLLLTLAIVCRTDAITPIALDMAQFICGQTSKAGESCILPIDFDIDVKPYSLITARERAMPPSALLLHDMILQESRNPDPTIGLQP; this comes from the coding sequence ATGGAGAAAATATATAGCGATTATCCGAGTGAAAGCATCGAGATTCATTCGGACAGTTTTCGCGACGACACATTGCTCAAGGCCGGTTTGAAGCTCAATCACCTGCGCATGATCGTCACAATCGAGGACCATGGGCAGATTTCGGCCGCCGCTGAGTCGATGAACATCTCACAACCTGCGGCTTCGCGCATGCTGTCAGAAATGGAGTCGATCGTCAAAAGTCCGCTGTACGAACGTGTCGCACGCGGCGTCGTGCTCACACCTTTCGGCTTGGCGCTCGCCAAGCGGGCGCGCAAGATCCTGCTCGAACTGCGTGAGGTGAGTCGCGAGATCGGAGAGCTCAGAACCGGCAAGGGCGGCTCGGTCTTTCTCGGCGCCGTCACCGCGCCTGCGATCAGCCTCGTCGTTCCGGCGATTCAGCGCGTGACGCGCGCCTACCCCGGCATCGAGATCAATATAGAAGTCGAGACCAGCAACGTGCTCGCGCGTGAACTGCTCGCCGCCCGCCACGACTTCATCATCAGCCGCATTCCAGATGAGCTCGATCCGCGCCTGTTCAACGCCCATGAGATCGGCGTAGAAAAGGCCTGCCTCGTGGTCCGCAACGGCCATCCGCTGCTGGAGAAGGGCGTTGCCAGCCTTCAGGACCTGCCGGGTTATGACTGGGTCTTCCAGCCACCGGGCACATTGTTGCGACGCAAGGTGGAAGACATCTTCATCAGGGCCGGCGTCCCCCTGCCGGAAAACATTATCAACACCTCTTCGCTGCTTCTGACGCTTGCTATCGTTTGCAGGACGGATGCCATTACCCCGATCGCGCTCGATATGGCGCAATTCATATGCGGGCAGACATCAAAAGCCGGCGAATCCTGCATCCTGCCCATCGATTTCGATATCGACGTGAAGCCCTACAGCCTGATTACAGCCCGCGAGCGCGCCATGCCGCCAAGCGCCCTGCTGCTGCACGACATGATCCTGCAGGAAAGCAGAAACCCTGATCCGACGATCGGTTTGCAGCCATAA
- the iolG gene encoding inositol 2-dehydrogenase, with the protein MTVRFGLLGAGRIGKVHAKAVSGDANAKLVAVADAFPAAAEAISSAYGCEVRTIEAIEAAKDIDAVVICTPTDTHADLIERFARAGKAIFCEKPIDLDVDRVRACIKVVNEAKGKLMVGFNRRFDPHFMAVKKAIDDGRIGTVEMVTITSRDPGAPPVDYIKRSGGIFRDMTIHDFDMARFLLGEEPVAVTATAAVLVDKAIGEAGDYDSVSVILQTASGKQAIISNSRRATYGYDQRIEIHGSKGMVAAENQRPFSIEIANGDGYTRPPLHDFFMTRYTEAYANEIASFIAAVEKGSAITPSGADGLAALKLADAAVQSVKDGKLVKVD; encoded by the coding sequence ATGACTGTCAGATTTGGTCTGCTCGGCGCCGGGCGCATCGGTAAAGTGCACGCAAAGGCCGTGAGCGGCGATGCCAACGCTAAACTCGTCGCAGTGGCGGATGCCTTTCCGGCCGCCGCCGAAGCGATTTCCTCCGCCTACGGCTGCGAAGTCCGCACCATCGAAGCGATCGAAGCCGCCAAGGACATCGACGCCGTCGTGATCTGCACGCCGACCGACACGCACGCCGATCTTATCGAGCGCTTTGCCCGGGCCGGCAAGGCAATTTTCTGCGAAAAGCCGATCGACCTCGATGTTGACCGCGTCAGGGCTTGCATCAAGGTGGTCAACGAGGCGAAGGGCAAGCTGATGGTCGGCTTCAACCGTCGCTTCGATCCGCATTTCATGGCGGTCAAGAAGGCCATCGACGACGGTCGCATCGGCACGGTCGAGATGGTGACGATCACCTCGCGCGATCCCGGTGCCCCGCCGGTCGACTATATCAAGCGTTCCGGCGGCATTTTCCGCGACATGACCATCCATGATTTCGACATGGCCCGCTTCCTGCTCGGCGAAGAGCCGGTCGCTGTCACCGCCACTGCCGCAGTCCTCGTCGACAAGGCGATCGGCGAGGCCGGCGATTACGACAGCGTCTCCGTCATCCTGCAGACCGCGTCCGGCAAGCAGGCGATCATCTCCAACTCGCGCCGCGCCACCTACGGCTACGATCAGCGCATCGAAATCCATGGTTCGAAGGGCATGGTCGCAGCCGAAAACCAGCGCCCCTTCTCCATCGAAATTGCCAATGGCGACGGCTATACCCGCCCGCCTCTGCACGACTTCTTCATGACCCGCTACACCGAGGCCTACGCCAACGAGATCGCAAGCTTCATCGCCGCGGTCGAAAAGGGCTCGGCGATCACGCCATCCGGCGCCGACGGCCTCGCCGCACTCAAGCTTGCGGACGCTGCGGTTCAATCCGTCAAGGACGGGAAGCTGGTTAAGGTCGACTAA
- a CDS encoding metalloregulator ArsR/SmtB family transcription factor, translating into MIENEIFRALADPTRRAIFEKLAAGGMNASGLREGMEISQPAMSQHLAVLRSAGLIREERQGRFVNYEVDPEGLALIAQWLAKYRAYWPARIEALKVLLKDMDQ; encoded by the coding sequence ATGATAGAGAACGAGATATTCCGAGCTTTGGCGGACCCTACCCGCCGCGCCATCTTTGAAAAGCTGGCTGCGGGCGGCATGAACGCTAGCGGCCTGCGCGAAGGCATGGAAATCAGCCAGCCGGCGATGTCCCAGCACCTTGCTGTCCTGCGGAGCGCCGGGCTGATCAGAGAGGAACGGCAGGGGCGTTTCGTGAATTACGAAGTCGATCCGGAGGGGCTCGCCCTCATCGCTCAGTGGCTGGCGAAATACCGCGCCTACTGGCCTGCCCGCATCGAAGCTCTCAAGGTCTTGCTGAAGGATATGGACCAATGA
- a CDS encoding SRPBCC domain-containing protein — MNELDIPARKSNIELEYDLNEPPQKVWRAVSTPELRENWLPSKALADRDAISVTPGEEVRYRLRDDEPPFLESTVTFKITPNASGGTSLRIIHELDDARLRRTAKAAANDNGFSVMRAA; from the coding sequence ATGAACGAACTGGATATTCCCGCACGGAAAAGCAATATCGAACTCGAATACGACCTCAACGAGCCGCCGCAAAAGGTCTGGCGCGCAGTCAGCACCCCTGAATTGCGGGAAAACTGGTTACCCAGCAAAGCCTTGGCCGATCGCGACGCGATTTCCGTCACACCGGGCGAAGAGGTTCGCTACAGGCTGCGGGATGATGAGCCACCATTCCTCGAAAGCACAGTGACGTTCAAGATAACCCCGAACGCAAGCGGCGGCACGAGCCTGCGCATCATCCACGAGCTTGATGATGCGAGGCTTCGAAGGACTGCAAAAGCTGCGGCGAACGATAACGGCTTCTCCGTCATGCGCGCCGCCTGA
- a CDS encoding ATP-dependent Clp protease proteolytic subunit: MREAMQLVPMVVEQSSRGERSFDIYSRLLRERIIFLNGEVNDAVSALVCAQMLFLEAENPKKPISLYVNSPGGVVTSGFAMYDTMRYIRAPVHTLCMGTARSMGSFLLMAGEPGQRAALPNASILIHQPLGGFQGQASDMLIHAEEIKRTKHRMTRLYAEHCGRSYDEFERAMDRDHFMTAEEALEWGLIDRILHVRAEDQFLGSAY; encoded by the coding sequence ATGCGCGAAGCGATGCAACTCGTCCCTATGGTCGTAGAACAATCCAGCAGAGGAGAGCGGTCTTTCGACATCTATTCCCGTCTGCTGCGCGAGAGGATCATCTTCCTGAATGGTGAGGTGAACGATGCCGTCTCGGCGCTTGTCTGCGCGCAAATGCTGTTTCTCGAGGCGGAAAACCCGAAAAAGCCGATCAGCCTCTATGTCAATTCGCCGGGAGGGGTCGTAACCAGCGGCTTCGCCATGTACGACACCATGCGCTACATCCGCGCGCCGGTGCACACCCTCTGCATGGGGACTGCCCGCTCGATGGGGTCATTCCTGCTGATGGCAGGCGAACCGGGCCAGCGCGCCGCTTTGCCCAATGCCAGCATCCTGATTCACCAGCCTCTGGGTGGCTTCCAGGGCCAAGCCTCCGACATGCTGATCCACGCTGAGGAAATCAAGCGCACCAAGCACCGCATGACGCGGCTCTATGCCGAGCATTGCGGCCGTTCCTATGATGAATTCGAACGCGCCATGGACCGCGACCACTTCATGACGGCAGAAGAAGCTCTGGAATGGGGATTGATTGACCGCATTCTGCACGTTCGCGCGGAAGACCAGTTTTTGGGCTCAGCCTATTGA